A window of the Henckelia pumila isolate YLH828 chromosome 3, ASM3356847v2, whole genome shotgun sequence genome harbors these coding sequences:
- the LOC140891759 gene encoding small ribosomal subunit protein eS19x codes for MATAKTVKDVSPHEFVKAYAAHLKRSGKMELPEWTDIVKTGVLKELAPYDPDWYYIRAASMARKIYLRGGLGVGGFRRIYGGSKRNGSRPPHFCKSSGSVARNILQQLQVMGIVEMEPRGGRRITSNGQRDLDQVAGRIVVIAP; via the exons ATGGCGACTGCGAAGACTGTCAAAGATGTCTCTCCTCACGAGTTCGTCAAGGCATATGCCGCTCATCTCAAGCGCTCCGGCAAG ATGGAACTTCCTGAGTGGACTGACATCGTGAAAACTGGTGTGCTCAAAGAGCTTGCTCCTTATGATCCTGATTGGTACTACATCAGGGCCG CTTCCATGGCTAGGAAAATTTATTTGAGGGGAGGTCTCGGTGTTGGTGGCTTCCGGAGAATTTATGGTGGGAGCAAGAGAAACGGGAGTCGTCCCCCTCATTTCTGTAAAAGCAGTGGGTCCGTTGCTCGTAACATACTTCAACAGTTGCAGGTTATGGGCATTGTTGAGATGGAACCGAGGGG TGGAAGGAGAATCACTTCCAATGGACAAAGGGATCTTGATCAAGTTGCTGGAAGGATTGTCGTCATCGCACCATAG
- the LOC140890536 gene encoding probable disease resistance protein At4g27220 has product MAAFLMILGGILGVVAKLGEYLVPPIKRQFDYMCCYGNNIKDLQHEADKLLREEGGIRLQVELGKMNLEKVGPDVENWLKEVQNTQDERCKLQEDAANIPEGCIHGGCANLIPRYHFSKRAKKITQKAIQLRNEAKFDRLSHPVPFRDLDLNIASQPMGSENKFSTRKFVEEKIIATLMDSNVKMMGLCGMGGVGKTTMVRRIGKLVKEKEMFDEIVMATVTHHPDQKRIQTEIAEMLNLKLQAEHVPNRGILLRRRIMDVERILVILDDVWGNLDLDSLGIPLTTSHNTCKILLTSRAQDVCVQMGADKTLQLQVLSREEAWILFSEESGTSIDCTDLYPIARDVANECKGLPVALVTVARALKQKCNRTWENALTQLRKSIPTNILGVQNDVYKPLELSYSALEGNEAKNLFLLCSLFQEGSDICIENLVRYGIGLNIFKGIDNIREGRIRTHALVEILKDRFLLLDGRKKGFVMMHDVVRDVAISIASKDGSQINDDIAGLWVQRWSYLHQHCTRISLFSNFACIREEMNIPNLIFLLRESFNKGPLCTFEKFTTLKVLDLQQMDIPVVPSSIQKLSNLRAMHLRDCNLEDLSIIGEMIGLEILYLRSAGLEIFPAALGKLANLRLLDLTGCENLQEIEQGAVRGLVRLEELYMTNKFSAWGEVLAELESLPNLTTLRLLIANLNVISRNIDLHCELKEYDISIQAIREMSMTNHPSAADIPHKYQLSHQKVMDLYLPQETHLGDWISSLLMRTEDLKLRGDGSSNIVHSLGLGGFQHLKQLEIQDCKTVEHLVSTINGNMQSFDIVFPVLETLYLHQVSNMVEICIGQFPARSFGKLRHLHLQELNELKHFCSRSPSPDFRLSNLRSIYIYKCRNLRSLFSNSVAQGLWQLEELDVGDCPRMDTVFFEEYGQDRIATCNMEFPKLEKLVLRCLHRLTSFTTGIDRISFPQLRVLKMEGLQRFDGFGTTYRDFDFSSWVDNNMDRRILFNKKVDCPRIKTLSLEKVGGVSKVFSCRLLQELEFMEVDDCSELNTIFSPSIAPHLLKLKELRLRNCCKLEQVVEKEDDQQVVQVDKINSNPFPQLRYLVLLNLPNLKNFWNACHDFEIPSLRTVMADSNSTNMESLAKNALLIGSYRNTCRRCVEERALPNNCSPVTAYNQTPQSGSTLYASCRSYICHHKEERRDGDSDCETPDVPRFWMF; this is encoded by the exons ATGGCCGCATTTTTAATGATTCTTGGAGGCATTCTTGGCGTGGTAGCGAAACTAGGAGAATACTTGGTGCCGCCGATCAAGCGCCAATTCGACTACATGTGTTGCTATGGCAACAACATCAAGGACCTGCAACATGAAGCTGACAAGCTGCTACGTGAAGAAGGTGGGATTCGGCTGCAGGTTGAGTTGGGCAAAATGAATTTGGAAAAAGTTGGGCCTGATGTCGAAAACTGGCTAAAAGAGGTTCAAAATACCCAGGACGAGAGATGTAAACTTCAAGAAGATGCGGCCAACATTCCAGAAGGTTGTATCCATGGAGGGTGCGCAAACTTGATACCGCGTTATCATTTTAGCAAGAGAGCCAAAAAGATTACACAAAAAGCCATTCAACTGCGAAACGAAGCCAAATTTGACCGCCTATCTCACCCAGTGCCATTTAGGGActtggacttgaacatagcatcTCAGCCCATGGGGTCAGAGAACAAGTTTAGTACCAGAAAATTTGTGGAGGAAAAGATTATTGCCACTTTGATGGATAGTAATGTCAAAATGATGGGGTTATGCGGCATGGGAGGGGTTGGAAAGACAACAATGGTGAGAAGAATTGGAAAACTAGTGAAAGAAAAGGAAATGTTCGACGAGATTGTCATGGCAACTGTAACTCATCATCCAGATCAAAAAAGGATTCAAACTGAGATAGCGGAAATgttgaatttaaaattacaaGCGGAGCATGTGCCGAACAGAGGGATCTTATTACGCAGAAGGATAATGGATGTAGAAAGAATCCTTGTCATACTAGATGATGTTTGGGGAAATCTTGATCTGGATAGCTTAGGAATTCCACTCACAACATCCCATAATACTTGCAAGATTTTGTTAACATCTCGAGCACAAGATGTTTGTGTTCAAATGGGAGCTGACAAGACTTTACAACTACAAGTCTTATCTAGGGAGGAGGCATGGATTCTTTTCTCGGAGGAATCTGGTACATCCATCGACTGTACAGATCTATATCCGATTGCAAGGGACGTTGCAAACGAATGCAAAGGCTTGCCAGTCGCCCTTGTAACAGTCGCCAGGGCTCTGAAACAGAAGTGCAATCGTACATGGGAGAATGCTCTCACGCAATTAAGGAAGTCCATCCCAACAAATATTCTAGGAGTGCAAAATGATGTGTACAAGCCGCTGGAACTCAGTTACTCTGCACTAGAAGGTAATGAAGCCAAGAATCTCTTCCTACTCTGTTCTTTATTTCAAGAAGGTTCCGATATTTGCATCGAGAACTTGGTAAGGTATGGGATAGGGCTGAACATCTTCAAAGGAATAGATAATATTAGAGAAGGGAGAATCAGAACGCATGCGTTGGTAGAAATTCTAAAAGACCGATTCTTACTTCTAGATGGGCGGAAAAAGGGATTCGTTATGATGCATGATGTCGTTCGTGATGTTGCTATATCAATTGCATCCAAGGATGGATCTCAGATTAATGATGATATCGCGGGATTGTGGGTGCAAAGATGGTCGTACTTACACCAGCATTGCACTCGCATTTCTCTATTCTCAAACTTTGCATGCATTCGAGAGGAAATGAATATCCCAAATCTCATATTCTTGTTACGGGAATCTTTTAATAAAGGACCACTTTGTACATTTGAGAAGTTCACAACACTCAAAGTTCTGGACCTGCAGCAGATGGATATTCCAGTAGTACCTTCATCCATTCAAAAGCTCTCGAATCTTCGGGCAATGCATTTGCGTGATTGCAATTTGGAAGATTTATCCATAATCGGAGAGATGATCGGTCTAGAAATTCTGTACCTTAGAAGTGCAGGATTAGAGATATTTCCAGCAGCACTGGGAAAATTAGCCAATCTAAGGCTGTTAGATCTAACAGGCTGTGAGAATCTCCAAGAAATTGAACAAGGGGCAGTCAGAGGACTGGTTCGACTAGAAGAACTGTACATGACAAATAAATTTTCTGCATGGGGTGAAGTACTCGCGGAGTTGGAGAGTTTACCTAATCTGACCACCCTCAGACTCTTGATAGCAAATCTAAATGTTATATCTAGAAACATAGATTTACACTGTGAGCTTAAAGAGTATGATATATCCATACAAGCAATTCGCGAGATGTCGATGACAAACCATCCTTCAGCAGCTGACATTCCCCACAAATACCAACTTTCTCACCAGAAAGTTATGGATCTCTACCTTCCCCAAGAAACCCATCTAGGGGACTGGATCAGCTCTTTGCTTATGAGAACTGAAGATTTGAAATTACGCGGAGATGGCTCGAGCAATATAGTGCACTCATTGGGTTTAGGAGGTTTTCAGCACTTGAAGCAATTGGAGATCCAGGACTGTAAAACTGTGGAGCACCTAGTATCTACAATAAACGGGAATATGCAAAGCTTTGATATTGTTTTTCCGGTATTGGAGACCTTGTATCTCCACCAGGTTTCCAATATGGTTGAGATATGCATTGGCCAATTTCCAGCAAGATCTTTTGGGAAACTAAGACATCTACATCTCCAAGAACTGAATGAACTAAAGCATTTCTGCTCTAGATCACCTAGTCCGGATTTTCGCCTTTCCAACCTCAGATCCATATACATTTACAAGTGTCGCAATTTAAGATCTCTGTTTTCGAACTCGGTGGCTCAGGGCTTATGGCAGCTTGAAGAGCTAGATGTTGGGGATTGTCCAAGGATGGATACGGTCTTTTTCGAGGAGTATGGACAAGATAGAATTGCCACCTGCAATATGGAGTTCCCAAAGTTAGAGAAATTGGTTCTTAGATGTCTACATAGGCTCACTAGTTTCACTACAGGGATTGATAGAATTTCATTCCCTCAGCTAAGGGTTTTGAAAATGGAGGGCTTGCAACGGTTCGACGGTTTCGGTACGACATATCGTGACTTCGATTTCAGTAGTTGGGTAGATAACAACATGGACAGGAGAATATTATTTAATAAGAAG GTAGACTGTCCAAGAATAAAGACTTTGTCACTGGAAAAAGTGGGTGGAGTATCAAAAGTATTCTCCTGCCGCTTGCTCCAAGAACTTGAATTCATGGAAGTGGATGATTGTTCTGAATTGAACACCATATTTTCACCTTCTATAGCTCCACATCTTTTGAAACTCAAAGAATTACGGTTGAGAAACTGCTGCAAACTTGAGCAAGTCGTTGAAAAAGAAGATGATCAGCAGGTAGTACAAGTGGACAAAATTAATTCAAATCCATTTCCTCAATTAAGGTACCTGGTACTACTGAATCTACCAAATCTAAAAAATTTCTGGAACGCATGCCATGACTTTGAAATACCATCACTGAGGACTGTGATGGCGGATAGTAACAGCACAAACATGGAGTCATTAGCAAAGAATGCCTTACTAATTGGTTCATATCGGAATACATGCAGACGGTGTGTGGAAGAACGG GCTTTACCGAATAATTGCAGCCCAGTTACCGCATATAACCAG ACACCGCAAAGCGGCAGCACACTGTATGCATCGTGCCGG TCTTATATTTGTCATCACAAAGAAGAACGAAGGGATGGTGACAGTGACTGTGAAACCCCGGATGTACCAAGATTTTGGATGTTTTAA
- the LOC140886092 gene encoding microtubule-destabilizing protein 60-like, with translation MVLGKPLVKENTRPMNLVLHIRAEERGEFEHQVAKKMSLIEEYKMERERQQKLAEEEEIRRLRKEIVQKAQPMPYFDGPFVPRRSTKQPTKPREPKFHAPQQNKIKCCMSWDDNCSEYPSRNVLHRVFHDHS, from the exons ATGGTGTTGGGGAAGCCTCTAGTTAAAGAAAACACAAGGCCCATGAATCTGGTCTTGCATATAAGGGCAGAGGAGCGGGGTGAATTTGAACATCAG GTTGCCAAGAAAATGAGTTTAATTGAAGAATACAAGATGGAAAGGGAAAGACAGCAGAAG CTTGCCGAAGAAGAGGAAATCAGAAGACTGAGGAAAGAGATAGTTCAAAAAGCCCAACCTATGCCTTATTTTGACGGACCATTCGTTCCCAGAAG ATCAACAAAGCAGCCCACCAAACCCAGAGAACCAAAGTTCCATGCACCCCAACAAAATAAGATCAAGTGCTGCATGTCCTGGGATGACAATTGCAGTGAATATCCGAGCAGAAATGTGTTGCATCGCGTCTTTCATGATCATAGCTGA